From bacterium, one genomic window encodes:
- a CDS encoding acyl-CoA dehydrogenase family protein, whose product MSVTETAKHLSEKEKESLDVAEGARETEWTKPSFVAELFMGHFRTDLIDPYPLQDPKDKAIGDEFLGRLEAFLKANLDPDEVDRTGDLPKKVVDGLAKLGCWGMKIPKEYGGLGLSQINYNRAVALVASYCGSTAVWLSAHQSIGVPQPLKLFGSAEQKKKYFPKFAKGAISAFALTEPGVGSDPAQMTTTAVPSADGKTWTINGSKLWCTNGLVADVMVVMARTPPKTVNGKEKKQITAFIVEKGAKGIEYAHRCDFMGIRAIQNGVINFKNVTVPKENILWGEGQGLKLALITLNTGRLTLPAASAGMSKQALQIARNWGKERVQWGQPIGKHEAGAVKIGNMAASSFAQEAMTYYTSALVDKGGADIRLEAAMAKLFCSVASWRIIDDLMQLRGGRGYETARSLRGRGEKGYAVERMMRDARINRIIEGTDEIQHLFIAREALDKHMRLAMAILNPKAPVAEKLSALVKSALFYPFWYLRLWIPTGCWPFYMGYGALGTHMRFVDRASRKLARTLFHQMVKFGPKLERRQMILARLVEIGTELFAMAASCAKATALLKENPADRGPLEMADLFCREAQVRIYQYFVGVCWNNDLKEKAAADKAMDGGYEWLEKGIVVDDGMGFQGKKARARN is encoded by the coding sequence ATGAGCGTCACCGAGACCGCGAAACACCTGTCCGAAAAAGAGAAGGAATCCCTGGATGTGGCCGAGGGGGCCCGGGAGACCGAATGGACCAAACCCTCTTTCGTGGCCGAGCTCTTCATGGGACATTTCCGCACCGACCTCATCGATCCCTATCCCCTGCAGGACCCGAAGGACAAGGCCATTGGCGACGAGTTCCTGGGACGATTGGAGGCCTTCCTCAAGGCCAACCTGGACCCGGACGAAGTGGACCGCACGGGGGACCTGCCCAAGAAGGTGGTCGACGGGCTGGCAAAGCTCGGTTGTTGGGGGATGAAGATCCCCAAGGAGTACGGCGGCCTGGGGCTCTCCCAGATCAACTACAACCGGGCGGTGGCCCTGGTGGCCTCCTATTGCGGCTCCACGGCGGTGTGGCTCTCGGCCCACCAATCCATCGGCGTGCCCCAGCCCTTGAAGCTCTTCGGTAGCGCCGAACAGAAGAAGAAATACTTCCCCAAGTTCGCCAAGGGCGCCATCTCTGCCTTCGCTTTGACCGAGCCCGGGGTCGGGTCCGATCCCGCCCAAATGACCACGACCGCCGTCCCTTCCGCCGACGGGAAGACCTGGACGATCAACGGCTCCAAGCTTTGGTGCACCAACGGCCTGGTGGCCGACGTCATGGTGGTCATGGCCCGCACCCCGCCCAAGACGGTGAACGGCAAGGAAAAGAAGCAGATCACCGCCTTCATCGTGGAGAAGGGGGCCAAGGGCATCGAATACGCCCACCGCTGCGACTTCATGGGCATCCGCGCCATCCAGAACGGCGTCATCAATTTCAAGAACGTGACCGTTCCGAAAGAGAACATCCTTTGGGGCGAGGGCCAGGGATTGAAACTGGCCCTCATCACCCTCAACACCGGTCGCCTGACCCTTCCCGCCGCCTCGGCGGGCATGAGCAAACAGGCGCTCCAGATCGCCCGCAACTGGGGCAAGGAGCGGGTCCAGTGGGGCCAGCCCATCGGCAAGCACGAGGCGGGCGCCGTCAAGATCGGCAACATGGCCGCCTCCTCCTTCGCCCAGGAAGCCATGACCTATTACACCTCGGCCCTGGTGGACAAGGGCGGAGCGGACATCCGGCTGGAAGCGGCCATGGCCAAGCTCTTCTGCAGCGTGGCCTCCTGGCGGATCATCGACGACCTGATGCAGCTTCGGGGCGGGAGGGGTTACGAGACCGCCCGGTCGCTCCGGGGCCGGGGCGAAAAGGGCTACGCGGTGGAACGCATGATGCGCGATGCCCGCATCAACCGCATCATCGAGGGGACCGACGAGATCCAGCATCTCTTCATCGCCCGGGAGGCCCTGGACAAGCATATGCGCCTGGCTATGGCTATCCTGAACCCGAAGGCGCCCGTGGCCGAGAAACTGTCGGCCCTGGTGAAGAGCGCCCTTTTCTATCCTTTCTGGTATCTGAGGCTTTGGATCCCGACGGGCTGCTGGCCTTTCTATATGGGTTATGGGGCTCTGGGGACCCATATGCGTTTCGTGGACCGGGCCTCCCGCAAGCTGGCCCGCACCCTCTTCCATCAGATGGTCAAGTTCGGGCCGAAACTGGAACGCCGCCAGATGATCCTGGCCCGCCTGGTGGAGATCGGGACCGAGCTTTTCGCCATGGCGGCTTCCTGCGCGAAAGCGACGGCCCTGCTCAAGGAAAATCCGGCGGATCGGGGTCCTCTGGAAATGGCCGACCTTTTCTGCCGGGAGGCCCAGGTCCGCATTTACCAGTATTTCGTCGGGGTCTGCTGGAACAACGACCTGAAGGAAAAGGCCGCGGCCGACAAGGCCATGGATGGCGGCTATGAGTGGCTGGAGAAGGGGATCGTGGTGGACGATGGGATGGGATTCCAGGGAAAGAAGGCCAGAGCCCGGAATTAG
- a CDS encoding class III extradiol ring-cleavage dioxygenase has protein sequence MSSPYPIGFVGHGAPTLGLEKEGPAVEAWRTWGKSLLERHGPPKGVLMLSAHWLDRATHFGPTRPSGLIYDFYGFPDELYHVAYAAPPAPDLGQRVKDLLHQAGLRAIESPTRGLDHGAWVPLLHLFPKADVPVLQVSLSTRVPMKEHLVLGAALAPLSAEGHFILGSGNITHNLRAVDFGNRYGDPWDWAKDFDEWAAGRLDALDLEGLALWQKEAPEPHRAQPTDDHFTPLLAALSAAKTAGLGTVRYPHQGFEYGTLSMRSVEFT, from the coding sequence ATGAGCTCTCCTTATCCCATCGGATTCGTCGGGCATGGCGCTCCCACCCTCGGGTTGGAAAAAGAAGGCCCCGCCGTGGAGGCCTGGCGCACCTGGGGCAAGTCGCTCCTGGAGCGGCACGGGCCCCCCAAGGGGGTCCTGATGCTTTCGGCCCATTGGCTGGACCGTGCCACGCACTTCGGGCCCACCCGCCCCTCGGGTCTCATCTATGATTTTTACGGTTTCCCGGACGAACTCTACCACGTGGCTTACGCCGCGCCCCCGGCACCGGACCTGGGCCAAAGGGTCAAGGATCTTCTTCACCAGGCCGGCCTCAGGGCCATCGAGAGCCCGACCCGGGGCCTGGATCACGGGGCCTGGGTGCCCCTGCTCCATCTGTTCCCCAAGGCCGACGTCCCCGTTCTGCAGGTATCGCTCTCGACCCGCGTCCCCATGAAGGAACATCTGGTGTTGGGAGCCGCCTTGGCCCCCTTAAGCGCGGAAGGTCATTTCATCCTGGGCAGCGGGAACATCACCCACAACCTGAGGGCGGTGGATTTCGGGAACCGTTACGGGGACCCTTGGGATTGGGCCAAGGATTTCGACGAATGGGCCGCCGGGCGCCTGGACGCGCTCGACCTGGAAGGCCTGGCCCTCTGGCAGAAGGAGGCGCCCGAGCCGCACCGCGCCCAACCCACCGACGACCACTTCACGCCGCTCCTGGCGGCCCTTTCGGCGGCGAAGACCGCCGGCCTCGGGACCGTCCGCTATCCCCACCAGGGCTTCGAATACGGGACCCTCTCCATGCGCTCCGTGGAATTCACCTAA
- a CDS encoding GNAT family N-acetyltransferase, with protein sequence MRAMIEGLLRIRPGTTDDIDEISRVYEEAWKATYQGVAPEPFVKGMTAGAAAQIFRDSLQPGPVGEFKYFFYVAQSPSGRLVGFCDGGKERSHPENGVGELYAIYILPEFQKKGIGKMLFEAAVESLLLAGMRSMVVWVLSESHYRKFYEEMGGKLEPGVKTLQVGAHRIDLVAYRWPDLSHH encoded by the coding sequence ATGAGAGCCATGATCGAGGGCCTTTTGCGTATCCGACCCGGAACGACCGACGATATCGACGAGATCTCCCGCGTTTATGAGGAGGCCTGGAAGGCCACCTACCAGGGCGTGGCCCCCGAACCCTTCGTCAAGGGAATGACCGCTGGCGCGGCCGCCCAGATCTTCCGGGACAGCCTCCAACCGGGCCCGGTGGGTGAGTTCAAGTATTTCTTCTATGTGGCCCAATCACCCTCAGGGCGTCTGGTGGGCTTTTGCGACGGCGGCAAGGAACGCAGCCACCCGGAGAACGGGGTGGGGGAACTCTACGCCATCTATATCCTCCCGGAGTTCCAGAAGAAGGGCATCGGCAAGATGCTCTTTGAGGCGGCGGTGGAAAGCCTCCTATTGGCGGGCATGAGGTCCATGGTGGTCTGGGTGCTGTCGGAAAGCCACTACCGGAAATTCTATGAGGAAATGGGCGGGAAGCTGGAACCGGGGGTCAAGACCCTGCAGGTCGGCGCGCACCGCATCGACCTGGTCGCCTATCGCTGGCCCGACCTGAGCCATCATTAA
- a CDS encoding tetratricopeptide repeat protein — MRNLSLLIALLLSGAPSLFAATSAELRQMGDALMQQDLYAKAAEYYQRATQADPKDWKAYEALGNAYLKSGDRAKALEAYERSLEIHPDDPTLRNLVDQLRSDGTSTAAVTAPLPAGAEDDQWETAQPVTVNRAPADSQATPYVTERTVVVEKPRPQPRPTPVVYNDGLAAIDHARAWVQFSLGYANAKNGDLGGSANAWNQDINDSGWTGSATSPNDAIESGGQLGFLLSPNSGIAIGLKYMQLSDYRLNVNYQNGPSAVTTTGGPVTYSDGTTVIYDSDYDQTTLTPIVIPLTLDYYLFLPDSSGRFFLSGGVGWYFGTVHVERSYSDVIYESDPNAYDQWSGDLHGNGPGFQARIGREFQVAPRIGLTVYVGGQYAKITQFTGTLDSPYGYSANVGLAVEPTLNNRVFVEDQTQIGGANNNGYATLDFTAIEAGLAVNFYSF, encoded by the coding sequence ATGAGAAATCTATCCTTATTGATCGCCCTTCTTCTCTCGGGCGCACCCTCCCTTTTCGCCGCCACTTCGGCCGAACTTCGACAGATGGGGGACGCCTTGATGCAGCAGGATCTTTACGCCAAGGCCGCTGAATATTACCAACGGGCCACCCAGGCCGACCCGAAGGATTGGAAGGCCTATGAGGCGTTGGGCAACGCCTACCTGAAATCCGGTGACCGGGCCAAGGCCCTGGAGGCTTATGAAAGATCCCTGGAGATCCATCCGGACGATCCGACCCTTAGGAACCTGGTGGACCAGTTAAGATCCGACGGGACTTCCACCGCCGCCGTGACCGCGCCCCTACCCGCCGGAGCGGAGGACGACCAGTGGGAGACCGCCCAGCCCGTGACCGTGAACCGCGCCCCCGCCGACAGCCAAGCCACCCCCTATGTGACCGAAAGGACCGTGGTGGTCGAAAAACCCCGCCCTCAGCCCCGTCCGACCCCCGTGGTCTACAATGACGGCCTGGCCGCCATCGACCATGCCCGGGCTTGGGTCCAGTTCTCGCTCGGCTACGCCAACGCCAAGAACGGGGACCTGGGTGGGAGCGCCAATGCCTGGAACCAGGACATCAATGACAGCGGTTGGACCGGCTCCGCCACCAGCCCCAACGACGCCATCGAATCCGGCGGTCAGTTGGGTTTCCTCCTGAGCCCCAACAGCGGCATCGCCATCGGCCTCAAGTACATGCAGCTTTCCGACTACCGCCTGAACGTGAATTACCAGAACGGCCCTTCCGCCGTGACCACCACCGGGGGACCGGTCACCTACTCGGACGGCACGACCGTCATCTACGACTCGGACTACGACCAAACGACCCTGACCCCCATCGTCATCCCCTTGACCCTGGATTATTACCTCTTCCTGCCCGACTCCTCGGGCCGCTTCTTCCTCTCCGGGGGGGTGGGCTGGTACTTCGGGACCGTCCATGTGGAGCGCAGCTACAGCGACGTCATCTATGAAAGCGACCCCAACGCCTACGATCAATGGTCCGGGGACCTGCACGGGAACGGTCCCGGTTTCCAGGCCCGCATCGGCCGGGAGTTCCAAGTGGCCCCCCGGATCGGCTTGACCGTCTACGTGGGCGGCCAATACGCCAAGATCACCCAATTCACGGGGACCTTGGATTCCCCCTACGGCTATAGCGCCAACGTGGGGCTGGCGGTCGAACCGACCCTCAACAACCGCGTCTTCGTGGAGGACCAGACCCAGATCGGCGGGGCCAACAACAACGGGTACGCCACACTGGATTTCACCGCGATCGAGGCCGGTCTGGCCGTGAACTTCTACAGTTTCTGA
- a CDS encoding ABC transporter permease, with amino-acid sequence MIGDSFWGIWCVWKRYYAAFLKGILYYLLTTFLEPIFYLLSFGLGLGALVGSITTEGLHLSYRSFIFSGIIAQTVLFQGYFEGSYGAFVRMYYQKIFQAIAITPITLSEVLWGELLWDSTKATVAAEVVALIGVLTGDFHPACLLTILPVSFASSFLFSAMGLASAGYSQSIDQLSYPQYLLIFPMFLFCGVFYPIETLPSYLQKVAWFFPLTSVNSILRSLTLGLPLAPIAFPLLALWLVVMVWVARRAMTRRLVK; translated from the coding sequence ATGATCGGGGACAGCTTCTGGGGCATCTGGTGCGTGTGGAAGCGCTACTACGCGGCTTTCCTCAAGGGCATCCTTTACTATCTATTGACCACTTTCCTGGAGCCCATCTTCTATCTGCTCTCCTTCGGCCTAGGGCTGGGGGCCCTGGTAGGTTCCATCACCACCGAAGGCCTCCACTTGAGCTACCGGAGCTTCATCTTCTCGGGAATCATCGCCCAGACGGTCCTGTTCCAGGGATACTTCGAGGGCTCCTATGGGGCCTTCGTGCGGATGTATTACCAGAAGATCTTCCAGGCCATCGCCATCACGCCCATCACCCTCTCCGAGGTCCTCTGGGGGGAACTGCTCTGGGACTCCACCAAGGCCACTGTCGCCGCCGAGGTGGTGGCCTTGATCGGGGTCCTCACGGGGGATTTCCATCCCGCTTGTCTTTTGACCATCCTGCCCGTGAGCTTCGCTTCGTCCTTCCTCTTCTCCGCCATGGGCCTGGCTTCGGCGGGTTATTCCCAGTCCATCGACCAGCTTTCCTACCCGCAGTACCTGCTCATCTTCCCCATGTTCCTTTTTTGCGGGGTCTTCTACCCGATCGAGACCCTGCCGTCCTACCTCCAGAAGGTCGCCTGGTTCTTCCCGCTCACTTCGGTCAATTCCATCCTGCGCTCCCTCACCCTGGGGCTCCCGTTGGCGCCCATCGCTTTCCCGTTGCTCGCGCTGTGGTTGGTCGTGATGGTCTGGGTGGCGCGGCGGGCCATGACCCGCCGCTTGGTGAAATAG
- a CDS encoding ABC transporter ATP-binding protein — MSQPLEVIQLMKSYVPRRGGGPVEAVRGISFSVAPGECFGLLGPNGAGKSTTIQCISGFYPPTSGQVLIDGRDVHRHPKEARRQLGVCNQEETLDSDFSALDQLALHAGYFHIPPAERKRRAKELMEKFGLAEKSKENVEALSGGMKRRLQVARALISDPKVLILDEPTTGLDPDVRRMLWEVLVEARGKGTAILLCTHYMDEAERLCDRVAILAQGKILDVDSPEKLIARHIGREEVEEEVRPGVTWKRRPNLEDVYLKLTGSRLGVEGL; from the coding sequence ATGTCCCAGCCCTTGGAAGTCATCCAACTGATGAAAAGCTATGTCCCCCGCCGGGGCGGGGGCCCCGTGGAGGCGGTCCGCGGCATTTCCTTTTCCGTGGCCCCGGGGGAATGTTTCGGCTTGTTGGGCCCCAACGGCGCGGGCAAGTCCACCACCATCCAGTGCATTTCGGGCTTCTATCCCCCCACCTCGGGCCAGGTCCTCATCGATGGCCGGGACGTCCACCGGCACCCCAAGGAGGCCCGGCGGCAATTGGGCGTCTGCAACCAGGAAGAGACCCTGGACAGTGATTTTTCGGCTTTGGACCAGTTGGCCCTCCACGCGGGTTATTTCCATATCCCCCCGGCGGAAAGGAAGCGCCGGGCGAAGGAACTGATGGAAAAGTTCGGCCTGGCGGAGAAGTCCAAGGAGAACGTGGAGGCCCTGTCCGGCGGCATGAAGCGCCGCCTGCAGGTGGCCCGGGCCCTGATCTCCGACCCGAAGGTGCTCATCCTGGACGAACCCACCACGGGGCTGGATCCGGACGTGCGGCGGATGCTCTGGGAGGTGCTGGTGGAAGCCCGGGGCAAGGGGACCGCCATCCTTCTCTGCACCCATTACATGGACGAGGCGGAACGGCTCTGTGACCGGGTGGCCATCCTCGCCCAGGGGAAGATCCTCGATGTGGATTCCCCGGAAAAGCTCATCGCCCGGCATATCGGCCGGGAGGAAGTGGAGGAGGAGGTCCGTCCTGGGGTGACCTGGAAAAGGCGGCCCAACCTGGAGGACGTCTACCTGAAACTCACCGGCAGCCGCCTTGGGGTGGAGGGGCTATGA
- the msrA gene encoding peptide-methionine (S)-S-oxide reductase MsrA gives MNPKTLLPLCVVLALGLSARAQAAPKTRVATFAGGCFWCMTPPFEKLDGVLKVVAGYTDGQGPNPTYEDYGDKGYTEGIQVTYDPKKITYSQLVDVFWRQINPTDPNGQFVDRGPHYRAAIFYHDAMQKQVAERSRRDLDRSGRYDKPIVVPIKPYVNFFPAEDYHQDYYKKNPLHYELYHSHSGRDEYLDKVWGASKH, from the coding sequence ATGAACCCCAAGACCCTGCTTCCCCTTTGCGTCGTCCTGGCCCTCGGGCTTTCCGCCCGGGCCCAAGCCGCTCCCAAGACCCGCGTCGCCACCTTCGCCGGGGGATGCTTCTGGTGCATGACCCCGCCTTTCGAGAAGCTGGACGGGGTGCTCAAGGTCGTGGCTGGTTACACCGACGGCCAGGGGCCAAACCCGACCTACGAGGATTACGGGGACAAAGGCTACACCGAAGGGATCCAGGTCACCTATGACCCTAAGAAGATCACCTATTCCCAACTGGTGGACGTCTTTTGGCGGCAGATCAACCCCACGGACCCCAATGGGCAATTCGTGGACCGGGGGCCCCATTATCGCGCCGCCATCTTCTATCATGACGCCATGCAAAAGCAGGTCGCCGAGAGGTCGCGCCGGGACTTGGACAGGTCGGGCCGCTATGACAAGCCCATCGTGGTGCCCATCAAGCCTTACGTGAACTTCTTCCCCGCGGAGGATTACCATCAGGACTACTACAAGAAGAATCCCCTGCACTACGAGCTCTACCACAGCCATTCGGGCCGGGACGAATATCTGGACAAGGTCTGGGGCGCCAGCAAGCACTGA
- a CDS encoding tetratricopeptide repeat protein — MFKRSFGLWAFPLGSLFLLAFLYAFHRNFDFDLGYHLRAGQWILENHAFPRTDRFTFGAEGHPYLDLHWLYQVLCFLLYKAGSYPLISLMHLGAVLTAFGLTAYRVLDRTRPWAALALLTPALVAVELRFLERPEVLSWVLLLVTLQVLDLRLEKGRNLLFLLPLLQLLWVNLEGLFILGWAAMGAYLLTNWFHYKRVDRSLLKWGALSVAADFLNPYFLKGVLFPWLLFTRFQSSNIFKHYISEFQSPWTVREAAMDPFRPDLPIFTYRVLAILLVALIGLTWRRRKFHELALTLAFFGLSVAAIRNVPLFFWAVLPIAARALEEGLGAWKGLAAWADRLSRSRPAAAGTALALLLTCARVATGAYYVSDRRITHPGLGLESSRYPIQASRYLTDHHFNGKLLNDLSYGGWLDWQGPVRPLLDGRLEVMGEDLFTQYRDSFYNGGLKTLLDHWDIQAVLLNPMMDMEWVSQLKGLPGWRLQYFDEDTALWARADVLMDVAPTTFQDLLASEGLKDPPPDAWALDLAKTPSHPLGDWLEGFVRHQDYPMGLFRCGAFAYGQSDLNAARSFFVEALRRSRGKYFELFFNLGVTYEKGGAKEQARACFEKALELNPRHDAAKQRLAAL, encoded by the coding sequence TTGTTCAAAAGATCCTTCGGTCTTTGGGCCTTTCCCCTCGGCTCCCTTTTCCTGCTGGCCTTCCTTTACGCTTTCCACCGGAATTTCGACTTCGACCTGGGCTACCACCTTCGGGCGGGCCAATGGATCCTCGAGAACCATGCCTTCCCCCGGACCGACCGCTTCACCTTCGGGGCGGAAGGCCATCCCTACCTGGATCTCCATTGGCTTTACCAGGTCCTCTGCTTCCTTCTCTATAAGGCGGGAAGTTACCCCCTGATCTCCCTGATGCACTTGGGCGCGGTCCTCACCGCCTTCGGCCTGACGGCCTACCGGGTCCTGGACCGTACCCGTCCTTGGGCCGCCCTTGCGCTGCTGACCCCCGCGTTGGTGGCGGTCGAGCTCCGCTTTTTGGAACGCCCCGAGGTCCTCTCCTGGGTCCTGCTGCTCGTGACCCTCCAGGTGCTGGACCTGCGCCTGGAGAAGGGGCGGAACCTTCTTTTTCTCCTCCCCCTGCTCCAGCTCCTCTGGGTCAATCTCGAGGGGCTCTTCATCCTGGGTTGGGCGGCCATGGGGGCCTACCTGCTGACCAACTGGTTCCATTACAAGCGGGTGGACCGTTCCCTTCTGAAATGGGGCGCCCTCTCGGTCGCCGCGGACTTCCTGAACCCCTATTTCCTCAAGGGCGTCCTGTTCCCCTGGCTCCTCTTCACCCGTTTCCAGTCCTCCAACATCTTCAAGCATTACATCTCCGAGTTCCAATCACCTTGGACCGTCCGGGAAGCCGCCATGGATCCTTTCCGGCCGGACCTGCCCATTTTCACCTACCGGGTGCTGGCGATCCTGTTGGTCGCTCTCATCGGCCTGACCTGGCGTCGCCGGAAATTCCACGAGTTGGCGCTGACCCTGGCCTTCTTCGGGCTCTCGGTGGCGGCCATCCGCAACGTCCCCCTCTTTTTCTGGGCGGTCCTTCCCATCGCGGCACGGGCCTTGGAGGAAGGGTTGGGCGCCTGGAAGGGTCTTGCCGCCTGGGCGGACCGGCTGTCGAGGAGCCGTCCGGCGGCCGCCGGAACCGCCTTGGCCCTTCTGTTGACCTGCGCCCGGGTGGCGACCGGCGCCTATTACGTCTCGGACCGCCGCATCACCCATCCCGGGCTGGGACTGGAATCCTCCCGCTATCCCATCCAAGCATCCCGCTACCTGACGGATCACCATTTCAACGGGAAACTCCTGAACGACCTTTCCTATGGGGGTTGGCTGGATTGGCAGGGGCCGGTACGGCCCCTTTTGGACGGACGCCTGGAGGTGATGGGCGAGGACCTCTTCACCCAATACCGCGACAGTTTCTACAACGGGGGCTTAAAGACGCTGTTGGACCATTGGGACATCCAGGCCGTCCTATTGAATCCCATGATGGACATGGAATGGGTCTCCCAATTGAAGGGACTTCCCGGTTGGCGCCTCCAGTATTTCGACGAGGACACGGCCCTTTGGGCCCGGGCCGATGTCCTGATGGATGTTGCCCCGACCACATTCCAGGACCTCCTGGCCTCGGAGGGATTGAAGGATCCGCCGCCCGACGCCTGGGCCCTGGACTTGGCCAAAACCCCGTCCCATCCCTTGGGCGATTGGCTGGAGGGCTTCGTCCGTCACCAGGATTACCCGATGGGCCTCTTCCGTTGTGGCGCCTTCGCCTACGGGCAGAGCGACCTGAACGCGGCCCGTTCCTTCTTTGTGGAGGCCCTGCGGCGTTCCCGGGGGAAATATTTCGAACTCTTCTTCAACCTGGGTGTGACCTATGAAAAAGGCGGGGCCAAGGAACAGGCCCGTGCCTGTTTTGAAAAAGCATTGGAGTTGAACCCGCGCCACGACGCGGCCAAGCAACGGCTGGCCGCGCTTTGA
- a CDS encoding tetratricopeptide repeat protein, which produces MSCPSHAALLAEETPVFSPEDQRLFDRTLLDAQRGDPAAMGDLGLLYEKGQGCRKNLDKAFSWFKKGAQKGDAASENNLGFLYFRGIGVKEDGREAYRWFKKAADQGLASAQSNLGLLFARGGGVPKDLSIAFGWFQKAAEQDDLDAEVNLAQMFSLGEGCTKDLVASYQWFLIALDHEELEGGRKEELRDDLAWLEKHMTGDQVQQAKKKAKDWMKAKAAKDDAP; this is translated from the coding sequence TTGTCTTGCCCCTCCCACGCCGCCCTCCTGGCCGAGGAAACTCCCGTCTTTTCGCCGGAGGACCAGCGTCTTTTCGACCGCACCCTCCTGGACGCCCAACGGGGGGACCCGGCCGCCATGGGGGACCTGGGCCTTCTTTATGAGAAGGGCCAAGGCTGCCGGAAGAACCTGGACAAGGCGTTCTCCTGGTTCAAGAAAGGCGCCCAAAAAGGGGACGCCGCCTCCGAGAACAACCTGGGCTTCCTTTATTTCCGCGGGATCGGCGTGAAGGAGGATGGCAGGGAGGCCTATCGCTGGTTCAAAAAGGCCGCCGACCAGGGATTGGCTTCCGCCCAGTCGAACCTGGGGCTCCTTTTCGCCCGGGGCGGCGGCGTGCCGAAGGATCTTTCGATCGCCTTCGGCTGGTTCCAGAAAGCGGCGGAGCAGGATGACCTGGACGCGGAGGTCAACCTGGCCCAAATGTTCTCCCTCGGCGAGGGATGCACCAAGGACCTGGTGGCTTCTTATCAATGGTTCCTCATCGCCCTGGACCACGAGGAACTGGAAGGGGGGCGCAAGGAGGAACTGCGCGACGATCTGGCCTGGCTGGAGAAGCACATGACCGGGGACCAGGTCCAGCAAGCCAAAAAGAAGGCGAAGGATTGGATGAAAGCCAAAGCCGCCAAGGACGATGCTCCTTGA
- a CDS encoding DUF3303 family protein, which produces MRFLIHIPDLDGFLYERHCRDDLSQALERFQALRATGLLLDGGLFADDRGGFLVMEGENQAQVEEVLSSFFDLDRVALQVHPVVSLGQIGSLFQEIQREDPTKGKAFGIPHDEVRV; this is translated from the coding sequence GTGCGGTTCTTGATCCATATCCCCGATCTTGATGGCTTCTTATATGAACGGCATTGCCGCGATGACCTGTCCCAGGCCCTGGAGCGTTTCCAGGCCCTCCGGGCCACGGGCCTGCTATTGGATGGGGGACTTTTTGCGGACGACCGGGGAGGGTTCCTGGTTATGGAAGGGGAGAACCAGGCGCAGGTCGAAGAGGTCCTCTCCTCGTTCTTCGACCTGGACCGGGTGGCTTTGCAGGTCCACCCGGTGGTCTCGCTAGGACAGATCGGTTCGCTCTTTCAGGAGATCCAACGCGAAGATCCCACGAAAGGCAAGGCTTTCGGGATCCCCCACGACGAGGTGCGGGTCTAG